Part of the Lolium rigidum isolate FL_2022 chromosome 6, APGP_CSIRO_Lrig_0.1, whole genome shotgun sequence genome, tataacccctctttctccatgcttggtccaacaattatagcttggcatgaaaccgtgccgaagcaggtgcatgtgaacatctcttgaggaagagtaacccttccgattcttacacttaacacatggacagataacaaaacccccgcttgttcgcattagccactacgaggaaatctttcaaacccgcactgaactcgccggagagtcggttaccgtacatccattgccgattcatctgcattattataatataaaatatataattaaccatcatgcatttgttaaactaactagctacaaacaatataaattaaacaatgaactacacacacatgcatattttatcaatgacacatcaaaggtttaagttgctaaccgcgatcgaggaggaaaaaataaatgagaaagctcaagtgtgactccaacacttcatatcatgtttgtttcatgctcttggggcatttcatcaaacaccttatgtgcataagaggaaccaaaagcaaacctaacactcacttgtgaagtttgtgaagagaatggctccaaatggctaagtgttggctgctggatgggtatatatagggaggggcttagtcccggttggcctggccaaccgcgactaaaggccttcgagcactcttagtcgcggttgggctggccaaccgcgactaaagccccccacgtgcaccagctggccaccgtgcgccctgggcccaggcctttggtcgcggttcgccacacgaaccgcgactaaagaccccattagtcgcggttcctttaccttcgcgacttatggggcttcccggaagcctgtttttccaccactgGAGGCCAGAGAACGTGACGGCAAACGACTTCTTCTCCGACGTGCTATCCCGCCCGGGCAACACGGGCAACCCGGTCGGCTCTGCGTGACGACGGCGAACGTGGAGAAGGTCTCCGGGCTCAACACCCTGGGTGTCTCCATGTCCCGGGTCGATTACGCTCCGTGGGGCGTAAACCCACCGCACACCCACTCGCGCGCCACCGAGATCATCTACGTCCTTGAGGGCTCCCTTGGCGTCGCCTTCGTCACCACCGGCGGCAACCTCTATGCCCGCACGGTCTGCAAGGGCGGGCTCTTCGTCTTCCCCCGTGGCCTCATCCATTACCAGAAGAACACAGGCGACGCACCGGCCGTGGCCATCTCGGTGTTCAACAGCCAGTTTCCAGGCACGCAGTCCCTCGCCGTGTCGCTGTTCGGGGCGTCGCCGCCGGTGCCCACGGACGTGCTGGTTAGGGCGCTCCAGATCGACGGTGGCGTGGTGGAGGCCATCAAGTCCAAGTTCCCGCCTATGAACTAGCCTTCCCTGACGCATAAAGTTGGTGGGATCGGCACTTCTACGTACGTATGTACGTGCTGCGCCAATCAAACTAAAGAGCAGTCCGTAAAAGTGTTTTCTTAATTGATCTGCCTGTATCTTTTCATTTCATCGTTCATCCATGCATTTCTGTCGGTGCATGTCAACTGAAGTCTGAAGGGCCTCGCCAGTGTCTGTTAATTGTTGATTTTATATCTTCACGAAATACTGGTGATTAATTTGTATGTGTCCATTTGAACTAATGAATGGCAGGATGTACCTAAGTTTCTTGGATTCTCATGATATATTGGACACTAAATATCCCAAATATATTGTTTAATGATTTAAGATTGGCAAACGCTAGAAATCAGCCCACTAATACTTGCAAAGTATCAGCCACCTCGAAAGCCGTTTGATCCACTTATGATCTTGCGTGTCTTATCAATGGTGCAAAAATGTTTCACATATGGAGTATCGACATGCAAAACTTTTCCAATAATATGTAAAAGTTGGGAAAAAATTGATAATTTATTTAGCAAGTTGTAGCTACAGCCAGATATATTGCGAAAATTCTCGTCAATGCGGCAAAAGAATCCCAAACATAACATTTGTTTGGTGTATGTAACATTTTTTAAAATGTGATATTGTTTTACAACATTCTCTGCTGTACATGCAATATTGTTGACTAACCTATTCCACATTATAGGAACACATAACATTTGTGCAATCTCTCTCTAACATATTAAAATAACTATAGTATCACTTTGCCCACACTTACACAACAATATAACTATTCATACATGTAGCAAATAAAACGCAATGCCATATGGAAAATCGCCAGAAATTAAAGAAAAGTTTATCATCCCCTACGATCATGGAGGCACCACCATGTGGCGGTTCGAGTTCGATGGCGACGAATCCACCACACCAGAGAGTAAATGGAAACCCAACGCTGCTGGTCAATCCTAACAAAATCCAGTCGCGGTTCGTCTTCCCCCAGGTCTGGTGCCATCTTGAGAGCTCTCCGTCCATGGCAACACATGGAAGCTCGGTCATGGCCAGCCCAGGGCAAGATAGAGGACCTTCCTACACATGGAAGGAGACCAGGGAATGGTGGCCCGCCGTGAGGAGGAGGGCCACGTGAGGGAGAGAAGCAGGGGCAACAGTCCCAACGAGAGGAGGAGTGTCACGCGCGGAAGAGGAACAATGATAGCTGGCTAGCGAATATACGAGCGCACGGTGATGGGAATGCATGTGCGCGTGTGGCAGggcctttttttttttcctttaagaTTTTTATTACTTCCTCCTTCCCCAATTAATTGACGTAGTGATAATAATATGTCCAATATAAATGTATTTCTAAACAACGATAATTTAATTTGAGATGGGGTGTGATAATAATATTTTGTGATACATTGCTATGTGCGTAATCTACATTAAAGATAATTTACCATTTCGTGAAAGCACAATGAAAAAAATTATGCATCTTAAATATAAACACTACCGATTCACTAATTTTCAAGTATCACGATTTCTCTCTTTTGGTTATGACATATGACATATAGGGTCTTTTTTCCAATATACTTTACAATAATATATACACACTAAAACATAATGCAggtccctttattttaaaattttgtgaAAGAGAACAAATTGAAAATGTCATACGTATGTATATCTCAGtccactgagattttcttaaactTTGGTATCCGGAGAAAAGTACAACTACAGTTTATAGAAAAATGCATCTCTACACTTTCCTGGCAGAAATGAAGAGTTACACATTTCAGATAAATGTAACTATAAACGAGTTACATATATTTTAAACTGTGATTGTCTTTTTTTCTGGTGACTGTGGCATAAGAGATTTTCAGTCACTTGAACATAACAAATCCGAGTAAAAAAATCTACGCAAAGGCGGACATCCTCATGATTATTAGGGACACTTTGATTCGCCAGATTAAAAAGAAGGCTTAAATAGCATCAAAGATGTTTGTCACACCATAtaggattcaagtgaattatatcAAGAAGAGTTAGAGTGTACGGTTTTTTACTGTAGAATAGATACCAAACGATTATTTAGGGAAACATCTACAGATTCAGGGCTTTCAAATAGAATGAAGTCTGCAGGATTTTTTGGATCCTTAAAAAATGTTATATATTTCACTTGCAAAAATCTTTAAAATTCATTTCTTATGATTAATTCTGCATTCATATGATAGAAAATGTCTTCATGTGGTTGTTATGTACTTGTGGATCTTGGTCTAACCGGATTTTTTGTTGCTCGGTAGCTATAATGTTTTTAAGGTCAGCGccaatattttatttttttcaaaaaaaagccAAATtataaagaagaattttttatttactactttcatTTCCTAGGCCATAATTTTTTTCTTATAGTTATGATCAAACTTTACACAATATTTTTTGAAGGAAGGGGTCTCCCCCGATTTCATGCATTGACGAAACCCGGAAGTGTTATATTATTGTCAATCCATAACCATATGTATGTGCGAATTTGCGAGCTTCTGGATTTGTAccgtgtttcacaaaaaaaaaaatgaaagacCGACAAAATAGCACAATAGATAAGTAGGAAACGAGGAGATACTACATCTTTACAACCACATCACCCACACATCCCCTCCTAAATCCCCCGCTGCTGAGGGATGGGGGACTAGGAAATCAAATCACTTGGAGGCACGCCCATCATCGTCCAACAAAGATACACAAAACCAAACCACAATCAGGGCTTGTTTGAATCAAAGGATTCTCAAATAAATTTTATAGTATTTTTATCCACAGGAATTTTTTCTGTAGAGGTTATTTGGGTTGAACCCTTTCGATGGATTTGTTTCCTATACTACAATTACATAGGATTTCTACAGGAAGAAAATTATATATATCTATGACAACTATAACATGTATTCAATCTCTATAGGAATTTCCTGTGTGATTTCTGCCATGCAACTAAATGACTTCTACAACTAGTTCCTGTATTTTTTATTCATGTAAACATTCACGTACCATAACATAACATTCCTGCATTTTTCCTATTTCTATATTTTTAAAATTCTTTGAATCAAACAGGCCCTCCGGAAGGTGAACCTCGAAGTAATTCCGTATAGGAGTAAACCCGCAGCTAGTTTGGCTCGATCAGTACTCGTTTCATTCCTCAACCGGCTGGCTTTGCGTCCGCCATAGGTAGTTTGTTGCGTTCACGCGAATATACACATGTACGGTAAATATGTGTGCAGATGCACACTGCACAATATATATAGCGTACACGTCATCCAATATAACAATGAAGGCGAAATGCATGTGAAAGTAATAAACAAAGATCACCTGTGTGATGCTGACACAGATATACTGTACTATAAAATGAATGCTGCAAGGGAGGTACGTAATAGTAGTTTGCATATATACATGACTGATACGGTCACGATTTGGACCGACACTTGACGTGACACGCAACACTATTTGTCCCAAAAAGGAAGTAATACTGCTCACTGTTGCACCTCTCACGTACATCGTCTAACAAGTTAGCTAGATCTACCAGTACCAAGTAGTACCAACTCAATGGATCAAGCCGAGAGatttcttcttcacttaattGGTTAGCTGAACGCATGACCAATCGATCCATCGATCACGTCGTCGTCAAGCAAACCGAATCACCTGCTACCGCGACATCTATAAATACCACCTCCCAATCTCCCCTCTTCATCAAACCGAAAGTCCCTGAAACCTAATTAGCCACCTGCAGCCTACAGCTAGCTAGCTCATGCGCATAGTAGCTAACTAACCACCAAGGTCCTGCGACTAGATTAACTGGAAATCATGGGGAAGCTCGCCGCTGTCCTTCTCGCTGCCTGCGCCGCCCTCCTATCGCTCGCCGCGCCATTGCTGGCCGGCGACCCTGGCATGCTTCAGGACATCTGCGTCGCCGACTACAAGTCCCTCCTGGGCCGTGAGTGACATGCAACTATCCAAGATCACTGACAAAGCATGCAAATTATTTCTCATTTCATCCAATTCAGTTTCTGCATGCATATGATCGATATAATGATCGAGGCATCGAGCCTGACCCGAATGTGTGCGTGCAGCGCTGAGGGTGAACGGTTACCCATGCAAGAGGCCGGAGAACGTGACCGTGGACGACTTCTTCTTCGGCGGGCTGGCGAACGCCGCCGACGTGTACGCCGGCGGCAACCGCATGGGTTCCGTGGTGACGACGGCGGACGTCGAGAAGGTTCCGGGGCTCAACACGCTGGGCATGTCCATGGCGCGCGTCGACTACGCGCCATGGGGCGGCGTCAACCCGCCGCACGTCCACCCGCGCGCCACCGAGATCATGCTCGTGCTGGAGGGTGTCCTGGAGGTGGGCTTCATCACCACGGCGAACAGGCTCATCACCCGGGCCGTGCCCAGGGGCGGCATGTTCGTGTTCCCGCGCGGCCTGATGCACTTCGAGCGCAGCGTCGGCGAAGTGCCTGCCGTGGCCATCTCGGCGTTCGACAGCCAGCTCCCAGGCACGCAGCCGGCAGCCGCGGCGATGTTCGGGGCGGTGCCGACGGACGTGCTTGTGCGCGCGCTGCAGACCGATGCCGGTGTTGTGGAGCGCATCAAGTCCAAGTTCCCGCCAAAGTAACACGACGCATACGGTCTTGGTGTCGGCGCAAAATTTGATGCACTACTGTCGGTCAGTCTATtatgtactacctccgtcccaaggaataaggcgcacgcgtgttccaagacgaactttgaccataaaaattgagcaacaaaatcttggttatattatatgtaattagtatcgctggattcgtattgaaaaacgctttctaatgatactaatttcatacaaacaatctttatatatttgaagcaaatcttggtcaaacaaaaatcacgtaaaacgagggcgccttattccttgaatcggaggtagtacgcAACAACTGTTACCACACGCACTACCCATCTCTAGTATTTATAGGTGGAACCGTCTCTTTATTTGTTCATCGTCCCTGTCTGTAATTCTGAATGCATCTAATGGTACCTTGTAATATTTGCAACGCGTCTAAATGTCACAAAAACAGCTGTCGGTCACACGGCCTGGTTTAGATTCACACAAAAGTTCTGCTAATTGTATGACCTGCTCAATATTCTTATTAATTCCATTACGTTATTTTTTCTTTTCAATTTCAAAACCGTCACTCTCGGCCGCTTGTGTGTTATGAAACTATCTTAGATTTGGTACGGTCGCAATGCGGCtctagaaaaaaaaggaaattcacTTGGGATGACAGAATGGTTCTAGCACATGACAAGCTAGTTAGAAAGAAATGTTCGAACAAAAAATGGTAGAAGTTCATAAACATtcctattttttttcaaaaagttaACTCCAAAAATATTAGAACCATGTTTTACTTCTCttttataattttatttttaaaattactGATTTGATATCTAGTATCCACAACATTACGACCTTAAAAATGATTTTGGGCGATTTCGCACGAATGGGAGTCCACTCAATAGTTCCAAAAAAAGGTAAAATAATAAAATGAATCATGGTTTTTGATATAGTTGAGAAAATAAAGAATTGGAATTTTCATGTTCTTGCTATTGATCATCTTGTGTTGTCATGTTGTTGATACATGCTTGGGTACTCGTGTGGGTTTACTCGGCCTAGTGCGGGTTTCAGGAAATATTTGTACATGTGAGCGCCGTGCAAATGACGGACAAGATCACATGACGCAGGTCTGGGTTTGGGTGAGATCCACCCTCACCAGATGAGGTTTTTCTAGGAGTTTAGTTTTTTAGGAGGGGAAGGATAGCCTGTGGGTTTACGGAAGGGAGAAAATAAACACGATCCCAACAAGCAGACCTCACTAGGGGAAAAATAGGCGTCGCCGTGCagcctttctttgccgtgtgtttctttgtcgtgcgcacagataaaacgcacggcaaagaccttggCCACGGGAAAGATAGACATAAGCGCACGGTAAAGATATGATTCATGTCAACGATGgaagaggccgcacggcaaagaaagatgcacggcaatggtccaacacactgcacggcaaagatttggtgcacggcaaaggcgttggGCATTGCCGTGCCTCATCCTTTGCCGTGCTCGCAGCTGGGTTGCACGGCAAAGCAGTCTTtacctagtgtttttaacaaacacacagtaaagaagcctttgcctagtgtaagcgcacggcaaagatgtaaaaactgttttttttttctcatctCAAAAGGCGTGGCAttgtatagttatcaacaaataaacacttagctcagtggcaaggttgcacACTTTTCCTACTATGTGTCCTTGGTTTGATTCCCAGACGGCCAGACCAGCCAGTTTGGagccttttttttagataaaacatgttagGCACACGACAAAGAAGCGACCTTTACGGTGCGGCGTTGCATGGCAAAGCCTTTGCCATGCAATTTTAGCgagtcgcacggcaaagaagcctttgccgtcaATGGCATTACCGTGCGACCTTTGTCGTGCGGCGTCGCAcgacaaagcctttgccgtgcaatttTAGCgagtcgcacggcaaagaagcctttacCGTCAATGGCATTACCGTGCGACCTTTGTCATGCAgtgtcgcacggcaaagccttttccGTGCATATATGGCTCTTTGCCTTGCAAATAATTGCACGGCAAAGTCTTATTTTCCCGTAGTGCCTTGTGCCTGATACCGATACACGTCCCGTGCACACAACCCACATAACAGGGATGGAGAGCGCATAGATCCAATCTCCAATCACAGATGCTTTCTTGtaaaaaaaaaggaggaaaacAAGGACATTACCTTGGTAAGAAACAAAGGAAAATGAGATAGACAATGAGAACTCAACAACGGACCAGATAATGAGCCATTTAAACAAAATGATATAATGAGGGAAGAAGGCCAATGCCGAAATGTGCATGTTTCGCTAAACTAAAAGTAGATAAATTTTATCATTGGTTTCAAGTCATACATCCGTCCGCTTCTTATTGGATACCAAAATATGTATCTATCTAAATTACAAAACAGCTAGCTCTTGAATAGTCACttaaaatgaaaataattacAATTACAAATTCTTGCGTATGGCTTTTGACTTGCCACAATAAGATTTCAAATAAATGATTATCATTTATTTATACTAAACTTTTTTACTTATTTATAACTCACTCAATACATATAAAACTTAAACTAGTAtacatttaaaaaaattaataaaTGAATGGTATAATAGtgatgtaaaaatacaatgttctTTGTTATACAACTTTAGTGACTTATTTACAATTTATGTAATTTTTAACCATAATTTGCAATGAAAATTACattatttttcaattttattttcCATTTAAAGCCTTTCATCAATCCGAATCTCTCCAAATCAGAGAAAAATAAAATCTAATGCTTTGCTGATTAATTATTTTACCCTTCAATGTATCGTAGTATATATGCATGTCTTCTCATGTAGTACTTGTATTCTCAAGTATCTTTGGTTGTGAGTTCTAAGCCACTTGGTTTCAAAAAATATCTTGAGAGAGGTATTTTCAGGGTTATTCTGAAAATTCTACAGTAGTTGAGCACATCAAGTCCAAGTTCCCGCCAAAGTAAGACACTTAACTACGTACGTGTCATCACTCATCAGACAGGTGATTGAGCGCATTGTGCATCAAAGTGTGGCTACGTACGTCTTCGTGTCGACCCTAATTTGACGCAGTACCATCTGAGCGAGTGTCCGTAAGTCGTATGTACGAACTACCATCTGTCGTGTTTCTAGGTGGAAAATGTCTCTTCATTTGCTCATCTTCCTGTCTGTAATTCCGAGTGCATGTAATGGTAATATTTGTAACACGTCTAAATGTAAAAAAAGGACAGCTGTCAGTCACACACGTCCTGGTTTAGATTCACACAACAGCTGTGATAATGGTATGACCTGCTCAATATTCTTATTAATTTCATTACTGTCATTTTAGCATTTGAATTTCAAAACAGTCGTTCTCGACCACTTATGtgttataaatatgtcttagatTTGGTCGCAATGCGGCTCTAAAAAATAGTAGATTTATTACTTGCGACAAGACAATGGTTCTATCACATGTAAGGTAGTTAGAAGCAAATATTAGAACAAAAAAATGGTAGAAGTTGATAAATATTCCTACGTTATTCTTTTAAAAAAATAAACTTCCAAAATATTAGAACCATATTTTACTTCTCTGTTatcatttaattttttaaaactatTGGTTTGATTTCTAATATCCAAAACATTACTACCTTAAAAAGAATGTTTCTGGGCGATTTGTAGCATCCTCCATTGGCCTAGCTAGTTTGTTATTGTTGGAGGCTGTATAGGGCATGCAAGAAAATCCTAGAATTTGCCGCGATGGATGGGGGGAATAGCCAAATAAAGGAAACCAAATTGAGGCTGATTTGTAGTTGACGAGGCTCAAGTGTGACCTGGACGGAGAATCACAACGACGGGTGGACCTTCTTCACAGGGAGCCTTGTACTTATTGCTCCAAGCAAGCAGTTGACAATAGTTTTACGAACGTCATTGGAACGAAGCAAAATAGCGGCATCAATGTTTTTTTAGACGGAACTATCCTCATTCCATTAATTAGTAGGCTCAGCAAGATCGTTGGCCAGCAGCAGCATAACATTGTTTGGCAGGTCATCCGTCCACGGACGGATCGGCACCTCACTACTAGCACCCAACGCAGCTAGTGCGTGTGCAACAAACTATTGGACAGTAAACAAAGGAAACTGAAGAAAAGTTCAGATTAACAAAGGACTTGATATCTCTATAGATCACTCCCTCGGGGGCTAGATCGATCGAAGCTTGTCGATTGGATGGCATGAACGAGGTTTTGCGCATGTTGTTTTTGCTCATGTCATGTTGATCAGACAAAAAGTGTATTTGGTGCCTaaaccaacggggcgacgcaatcgGACGCTGAACGGCGTCCGCTATGACCGAAAATACGTCAATACGTCTGGGCCCtcctccagcggagcgacgcaaagtgatcaggCCGTCCGCGGCGATGCAAACCTGACTTAAAGATGCaccaggtttgcgtcttcgcggacaCTCCGCGATCACGCTGAGTGTCCGCCGAAAatgacgtaggacccgcgcgtcagtggcagggaAGCCGATAACATTCCCGCAAGTTGTCATTCCCGgcgcgaaaaatcaaagtagaccggcgcgagcagtccagaagcgatagacgtcctcgccgccgcagccaccaccatggatgccgaggtgaccctcgcacccgccgccgtccCACACTCCCCTGTAGACACGACCATAGCCACCATGGAGGCTGCAGCTCTGGCgaaagcaaagcgggccgccaccggtGGCCGGGacgcaaagccgaaggcggcaaagaaggtgctgtCCAAGGAGGAGATATGCGTCGACGCCGTGAAGCGTCGCGGCCGACGCAAGATCCTGAAGGACAGGAATGCAGCGGCCGCCTGCCAGCAGGCGTGGCAGATGCAGGtgaaagccggcgtcgcgcaagtaggcctccatccgagcttagcggaggcctacatgctcgtcaagagagaggggatcgccggcgttgctcctccggcctcgtcggtgatctcggtaagttcccagctgcgtcttggaactcccgctcccttgtagGTCCACCCGTCATCGCGGTTCCGGTGCAGTTCAACGGGGCGCCGGTACCCGACCTCAAccgacgcctagaagcggtgactcctgtCCGGGCGCCACACACAAGACGCGGCAGCTGCCGGAGGAGAGAATGCCGGAGCCCCGCATCCTATTTGACGAAATGGCAACGACTGCCCCTACGATGGATGACCCGGTAtgtgagctctctcaatgtgtgcgaatgccctgtatcatgcgtctgacgtCCGGTCATTCGTAGGCCTATTGGACGGAACGGAATGAGACAGACATCCAGGCCATGATATTCGGCGGCGGCTTCGGTGGCGACGACAGGGCCGGGACAGGCCCGCAAGATGAGTGGGCACtgacgcaagatgcggaggacatcgagcACGTCTGTTCGCCACCCAGCTCACGCAGCCAACACCCTTATGCGTCGAAGACTTTGAGGACGCGCCAACATAGCATGTCCTCACCACGGACAATGCTacgaagaagggggagagccgcaggacacaaggattcatcgacgacgaggacaagtgtttgtgtTTCGCGTGGCTGGCAACAAGCCATGCCTGCATCAATGGTGCCCGACAAAAGGGCAAGGTGTATTGGGCTAAGGTCATGCAGGAGTAGAACAAGACGAAGATGCACCCACCTTACCACATCCCAAGCCCTCACACGGAAGAGTCCCtcagaaaaagatggaactacatcaaacaagatacAAGCATGATAAGTGGTAAACAAGAGACAACCATGATCATCCTATTATATGTACatcattctatgtaca contains:
- the LOC124668305 gene encoding germin-like protein 1-4, producing MGKLAAVLLAACAALLSLAAPLLAGDPGMLQDICVADYKSLLGPLRVNGYPCKRPENVTVDDFFFGGLANAADVYAGGNRMGSVVTTADVEKVPGLNTLGMSMARVDYAPWGGVNPPHVHPRATEIMLVLEGVLEVGFITTANRLITRAVPRGGMFVFPRGLMHFERSVGEVPAVAISAFDSQLPGTQPAAAAMFGAVPTDVLVRALQTDAGVVERIKSKFPPK